The sequence ATTATGGGTCAGCTACGGCCGCTTTCCTCACGCGTCAGAATCGGAGTTGGTCATCACTTGCCCGTTAAATGCGTTGAAGCTTAAAACCCTTTTCCCGCTCCGCGGCGCGCGGGCCGTTATCTTGTAACTCAAAAGTAAACTTAAAAACTTTCAATTTTTCCAGAGATTCATTTTATCTAATTATCTAAAGGGAGTTTAAGATGATGTTTTCAATTGGTTACCTTTATTACACGGTTGGAGCGATGGTCGTAACCGCGGGTGAAGCGCGTGAAAGGGTTTAGCTACGGGGTTATCTTCCTGCTGGGCTCCGGCTTCTTCGGCATCAGCGTGATCTGGTCGGTCTACAACTCCTACGTTCCGGTTTTCCTGAAGGAGCTGGGCCTACCCTCGTGGTTGGTCGGCTTCATCATGACGATTGATAACGTTCTGGCGGTCTTCATGCTGCCGGTCATCGGCGCCCTGAGCGATCTCACGAGGACGAGGTTGGGCAGGCGGAAGCCTACATCGTTGCTGGTGTGCCGCCTGCGGCTCTAACCTTCCTCCTGATCCCGATGCTGAGGGCTGAACTGGTACCAATGATGCTGCAATCATCGTGATGAACTTCTCCATGGCCATCTTCAGGTCGCCCGTGATAGCCTTCATGCCCGACATCACGCCCAGCGAGAAGAGGAGCCAAGCCAACGGTATCATCAACTTCATGGGAGGCGTTGGCTCCCTCATAGCCTTCTTCGCGGGCAGCTGGCTTTACAGGCTCAACCCCACCTACCCCTTCATTGCGGGCAGCCCCCTTCTGGCCCTATCGAGCCTACTGGTCGTCCTGCTGGTGGACGAGCCGGAGGAGTACAAGAGGAAGACCGGTGAGGGAACGAGGGTGTCAGGCTTCGAGGTGCTCAAGCGGAGCCTGGGCGAGCTCGTGGGGGCGCTGTCGGGAGAGTTGCGGAGCCCCGACAAGAGCCTGGTCTTCATGCTACTAGCCATCTTCCTCTGGTTCCTCAGCTACAATGCGATCGAGACCTTCTTCACGAGCTACGCTAAGTGGCACCTGGGGATCGGCGAGGATACGGGAGCTTTCCTCCTCGGCTTCGTCGCCCTCGGCTTCCTGCTTTTCTCGCTGCCGGCGGGCTTCATCGGTGCGAAGCTGGGCAGGAGGAGGACGATGACGCTGGGCCTGCTAGCGATCCTACTGCTCCTGGCCGCCGTAGCGGGCGCGTCGCCGTCGCTCAGCCCGAGTCTGCTGGTGAGCTTCATCGCAGTGTCTTTCCTACTCGTCGGCTTCTCGTGGGCCCTTGTGAACGTCAACTCGCTGCCAGCGGTGGTCGACATGACCACCAGGGATAAGCTGGGTACCAACACGGGCTTGTACTACTTCGCCTCGCAGAGCGCTGCCATCGTGAGCCCACCTATAGCCGGGCTGTTCATAGACCTTCTAGGCTACGTGACGCTGTTCCCCCTCTCGATAGTGTTCCTGCTGATCTCAGTACTAGTACTCCAGAAGGTTCGGCGGGGGGAAGCTAGGACTGGTTTCTGAAGGCTTGTTGCGCGCGGCCTAACCCCTCTTTCTCGCCTCTACAACCCTCCTGATCAAGCATGGGTTATCGGTGATTACTCCATCCACTCCCACGTCCAGCAGCCACCTTGCGGTCTCCGCTTCATTGACGGTCCACGCTACAACCCTGAAACCCCTGCTGGTCAGCTTCCTCACCAGGGCGGGCGTGATCGCCTCGTAGTGGGGGAGGATGTAGCTGGCTCCCACCCTCTCCGCTACGTAAAGGCACTCGTCGTCCCATCCCGTCACGAGGAGACCCACCTCGATGCTAGAGTCGAGCTTCTTGACCGCTGCGAGCGGCGCCGGTAGGAAGGACGTGACGAGAGCGTCGTCGACCATGTCCAGCTCCCTTAAAGCTTCCACCACCTCCTGCTCGACGCCTGGAAGCTTAACCTCGATATCCACGCTCAACCTACCCTTCGCGAACGCGAGCACCTCTCTCAGCGTGGGTATCCTAGCCCTACCGTGAACCTTGAGCTTCGAAACCTCCGCGTAGGTCAGCTGATCTACAAGCGCCTCCACACCCGTCAGCCTCCGAAGCTCTCGATCGTGCAAAACGACGGCAACGCCGTCCTTCGTGGGGTAAACGTCGAACTCCACGCCAGTCGCACCGCACTCAACCGCCTTGATGAAGCTCGGTAAGGTGTTCTCCGGCTCGAGCGCAGCAGCTCCCCGGTGCCCGGTTACCGTGAAGTCCCTGGGCACAGCCGGCGGGCCCCTGGCGCGTCTTTAACCCTTGCGCGAAGCGGCTCGTGTAGTGAAGAATATAGCGCGAGGTGTCTACTGCGGGTTTGCGGATGAGAGCGTTGATAATCGACGGTTACACCGACGAGCCCGCTGGCCTAGGCGTGCCGCCCTACATCGACGTGTACCCCAGGTACGTTGCTGGAGCAATATGGGCCGCGTCGCCCGGCGCCGAGGTCAGGTACGTGACGGTCGACTTCGCGAGAGCGAACCTGAGCCGCGTTATGGAGTACGCCTCGAGGTGCGACCTCGTCGTCTTCATCACGGGCGTTGTCGTGCCCGGCAAGTACCTCGGGGGCGAGCCGATCAGGCTCGAGGAGCTGGTGCGCTGGTCCTCGATGATCGAGGGGGCGGTGAGGGTGCTCGGCGGCCCCGTCGCCCGCTTTGGCTACGGCGCAGCAGGCGGCAGGGTGGCTGTGCCCCCGGAGCGCTTCAAGGCCTACTTCGACTTGGTCGTGAGTGGTGACGTTGAGGTGGTCGTCTACAACCTGGTGAAGGAGGGGTTAAGGGTTGAGGCCGTGGACCCGAGGGAGAGGCGAGAGGGTTACGTGCTGGTGGACGAGTTCGCCGTGAAGGGGGCTCGGATTGTGGAGCAGCACCCGAACATTGGGTGGAACCTGATCGCCGAGCTCGAGACGTTCAGGGGGTGCCCCCGCTGGGTCGCTGGCGGCTGCAGCTTCTGCATCGAGCCGAGGTACGGGGCCGTCGAGTTCCGGGAGCCCGAGGCAGTCGCGAGGGAGGTGGAAGCCCTTCACGCCTACGGGGTCAGGCACTTTAGGCTGGGGAGGCAGCCGGACATCCTAGCTTACATGGGGAAGGGCGTGAACGAGGTTGAGTTCCCGGAGCCGAGGCCGGAGAAGCTGGAGGAGCTGTTCAGGAGCGTGAGGAGAGCCGCCCCCGGGCTGAGGGTGCTCCACATCGACAACGTGAACCCCGGGACCATCGCCCACCACAGGGAGAAGGCGAGGGAGGCCCTCAAGGTGATCGTCGAGTACCACACGCCAGGCGACGTCGCGGCGCTGGGGGTTGAGAGCGCAGACCCGAAGGTCGTTAAAGCGAACAACCTGAAGGCGATGCCCGAGGACTCGCTGGAGGCCGTGCGGGTCATCAACGAGGTGGGGGCGAGGAGGGGTTGGAACGGAATGCCCGAGCTGCTGCCCGGCATCAACTTCGTGCTGGGGCTCAGGGGTGAGACACGGGAGACCTATGAGCGCAACCTGGAGTTCCTCAGGAGGATCCTGGAGGAGGGGCTGCTGGTTCGTCGCGTGAACATCAGGCAGGTTCTCGCGCTCCCGGGCACGCCGATGTGGACCGTCGGCTCGCGCATAGTTCGAGCGCACAAGAGGCTGTTCAAGTCCTTCAAGAGGAGGGTGAGGGAGGAGTTCGACAACCCGATGCTATCCCGCGTCGTGCCTCGGGGCACCATCCTCCGCGAGCTCTACGTGGAGGCGCACGAGGGCAAGTACAGCCTCGCGAGGCAGGTGGGCTCCTACCCCATCCTCGTCTACATCCCGGAGAGGATCCCCACGGCGGCGAAGCTGGACGTTACCGTTGTACAGCACGGTTACAGGTCGGTGAAAGGGATCCCCTACCCGCTGGACGTGAACAGGGCGTCAAGGGAGTCCCTCCTCCTAGTACCGGGGATCACGAGGAGTGCGGTCGCGGAGATCCTGGCGAAGAGGCCGGTGAGCAGGGAGCTGCTGGAGCGGATCGCAGGATCCGAAGCCGCGAAATTCCTTACCGCCTCCTAGCCGCGGCCCCGGATTAGCCTTATATCCGCGTTCGTGCCCTAACAGCGCAGTGGGTTTCGGCTACGAGCACGTGAAGCGCCTTTTGGATCGGTACGTTGAGATGCTGAAGCAGGTGTTCGGCGAGAAGCTAGTCTCAGTCGCCCTCTTCGGCTCTGTGGCGCGAGGGGAGGCGGAGGCCGGCAGCGACATAGATCTGCTAATCGTCGCTGAAGGTCTTCCGGAGGATCTGGGGTCAAGGTTCGACCTCGTCTCAAATGCCCGCTGGAAGCTGCGGTCGACGGAGGAGTACGAGGAGTTGCGGCGGAGGGATCTCCCCCGCCACACTTCCGAGGTCATTCTCACACCTGAGGAGGTTCAGAGGCACCCACCGATCCTCCTCGACCTCACGGAGGACGCGGTAATCATCTATGATAGGGGCGGCTTCCTAGCGCGGGAGCTCGAGCTCTTGAGAAGCAAGCTGAGAGAGATGGGGGCGAAGCGCGTGAAAACGGGGAAGGGCTGGTACTGGATGCTGAAGCCCGATGCAAAGCCCGGCGAGGTGATCGAGGTCTGAGGAACGTTGAGATGGCTCTCGATTATGCCCGGCGCGCGAGGATTTGCCTTAGAGAGGCTGAGCTCGCGCTACGAGAGGGTTACCCTTCCTTCGTCATCAGGAGGTCGCAGGAAGCTCTCGAGCTCGCTGTCAAAGCCCTCCTCAGAGCCCTCGGGGTTGAGTACCCGAAGCGCCACGACGTTAGTGACATCTTGCTGGAGAGGCGTGAAAGCCTCCCTGAGCCCATAAGATCCGAAGTTGAGGAGCTAGCGAAGCTGTTAGCAGAACTCGCCGCGCTGAGGGGCCCCGCCTTCTACGGTTTCGAGGAGGAGGGAATCCCGGCTGAGAAGGCCTTTAAGATGGAGTACGCCGGAAAGCTTTACCTTAGCGTGAGGAGGTACGTGGAAGAAATAGTAAACGCCCTGGAGAGGATTCTTCCGCCCGAGCTAGGCAGCGCTTGAGGCTAAAATGAGTGAGAGCTGAGCAGTCAGCTGGCTTTGGCGAGCTCCTTGAGTTCCTGCTCGATTCGGCTCCTGTAAGCCTTCAGGGCCTCGTCCATGAAGGAGGGGTCGAGCATGCCGTGGGGTGTCGGTGTCTCAAAGATCCTCTTCGGAAATCTGAGCCTTGATAGGTCGAACCCCTCGTTCAGCTTGAAACCTAGCTTGAGAAGGTGGATCTTCCTGCCGATACTCATCAAGTCGTCCTCCGTGTACTCAATGCCGAGCGGCTTGAAGGCGTTGATGACCACCTGTGGGGTGTAAACGCCGCGAGCGAAGAGGCATATCACGAGGCTTGTGAGCACCTGTCTCCACCTCTCCTCCCTGATGAGATAATCGACGATCTCCTCAACGGTTACCCTCTTGCCAACCATCTTCTGGTCGAAGGAGTAGCCGGCGCTGTCGAGGTGGCTGTGCCGAGCCCCGGTAGCGTAGCCGATGTGCGCGGCGGGGCCCGTGTGGTAGCCGGGCATCTCGTTGCCGCCGTAAGTTAGGGCGAAGTCCTCTCCCCCGTAGATCTTTGCGGCGTACTCGGTGCCCCTTGCCAATGCCGAGTAGAACTCGGTCGGCTGCTCAACGAGCAGCTCCAACGCTTTGAGGTAGCTCTCGTAGTCGCCCCAGCTCGGTTTAACACCCGCTGTATCCCGCTCCGTGATCAACCCTCTCTCGAACGCTTCCGTCATCCAGGCGAGTGCGACGCCCGCGCTCATCGCATCCAACCCGAACACCTCGACGGCGTCGAGGAGCTTTAGCAACCCTTCGGGGTTGCCCACGCCGAGCATCGAGCCGAGGGAGTAGATGGGCTCGTAGTCGTACGACACGAAGACGGTCTTGTAGAAGTAGGGGGCTTGCACGTAGGGCTCCCTGAGGGCGGCGAGGTGGATGCAAGCGACGGGGCAGTGCGCGCAGGATACGCGCCTACCCAAGTACTTCTCTGCGAGGTTCTCGCCCGAGATCATCTTCGCGTGCTCAAACCTCGACTCCTTGAGGTTCCTCGTGGGGAGCGCGCCCAGCTCGTTGAGCGGCAGGACGTTCTCAGACGTCCCCAGCTCGTAGTACTTCCTCGTCGCTCCCGACTCCATGATGCTCCTGAGAATCTCATCGTAGGCCTTCCTGTACGCGGCCTTGTCTTCGACGGGGATGCTGTGCCGACCGGAGATCACGATGGCCTTCAGCCTCTTGCTTCCGAAGACCGCCCCCAGACCCAGCCTTCCGAAGTGCCTGTACGTGTCCACGACGACGCAGGCGTACCGGACGAGTTTCTCGCCGGCGCGACCGATCCTCATGACGGTTCTGAACCCGTGGCCCGGTTCCCTTTCGCGCAGCACCCGGCCAACGGTGTGCGTGCTGCGGAGGCCCCAGAGCCCCCTAGCGTCGCGGAAGTACACCTTGTCCTCGTGCACAGCGAGGTAAACTGGTATCTCGCTGGCGCCCTTGATTACTATGGCGCCGTAACCTGCGAGCCGGATCGCGATCGCGCTTCTACCTCCAGCGTGGCTCTCACCGAGGTTCCCGGTGAGCGGGCTCTTGAACATGGAGACCGTCTTGCTGGCCATCGGGTAGAGACCGTTGAAGGGGCCGACCGCGAACACGATCACGTTCTCAGGGCCGAGCGGGTCGGCGTTCCTCGGAAGCTCCTCGCGTAGCAGGTTGATCGCCACTCCCGCTCCTCCGATGTACTCCTCAAAGAGGTCCCTGCGATCCTCGACCCAGTACCTCTTAGTCGTTAAGTCGATGTAGAGGACGCGGCTGAGGGGGTCTCTAGCCTGCATGCTCCACCACCCCAACCTCCTCCAGCTTGATTACCCCGTAGGGGCAATATCGGACGCAGTACCCGCAGTACGTGCAGACGATGGGCTTGTTGATCTCCTCGTCCCAGCTTATGGCGCCGAAGGGGCAGGCTCTTACGCAGTTGCCGCACCCGACGCACTTCTCGAAGTCGAGGATTACGCCACCCCCCTTCCTCGGCTGGAGAGCGCGAGTGGGGCAGACGGATGCGCAAGGCGGGTCCGTGCACGCTCGGCACACGATGACGCGGAACCCCCTCTCT comes from Thermofilaceae archaeon and encodes:
- a CDS encoding MFS transporter yields the protein MKGFSYGVIFLLGSGFFGISVIWSVYNSYVPVFLKELGLPSWLVGFIMTIDNVLAVFMLPVIGALSDLTRTRLGRRKPTSLLVCRLRL
- a CDS encoding MFS transporter; its protein translation is MNFSMAIFRSPVIAFMPDITPSEKRSQANGIINFMGGVGSLIAFFAGSWLYRLNPTYPFIAGSPLLALSSLLVVLLVDEPEEYKRKTGEGTRVSGFEVLKRSLGELVGALSGELRSPDKSLVFMLLAIFLWFLSYNAIETFFTSYAKWHLGIGEDTGAFLLGFVALGFLLFSLPAGFIGAKLGRRRTMTLGLLAILLLLAAVAGASPSLSPSLLVSFIAVSFLLVGFSWALVNVNSLPAVVDMTTRDKLGTNTGLYYFASQSAAIVSPPIAGLFIDLLGYVTLFPLSIVFLLISVLVLQKVRRGEARTGF
- a CDS encoding glycerophosphodiester phosphodiesterase; this encodes MPRDFTVTGHRGAAALEPENTLPSFIKAVECGATGVEFDVYPTKDGVAVVLHDRELRRLTGVEALVDQLTYAEVSKLKVHGRARIPTLREVLAFAKGRLSVDIEVKLPGVEQEVVEALRELDMVDDALVTSFLPAPLAAVKKLDSSIEVGLLVTGWDDECLYVAERVGASYILPHYEAITPALVRKLTSRGFRVVAWTVNEAETARWLLDVGVDGVITDNPCLIRRVVEARKRG
- a CDS encoding radical SAM protein, with amino-acid sequence MRALIIDGYTDEPAGLGVPPYIDVYPRYVAGAIWAASPGAEVRYVTVDFARANLSRVMEYASRCDLVVFITGVVVPGKYLGGEPIRLEELVRWSSMIEGAVRVLGGPVARFGYGAAGGRVAVPPERFKAYFDLVVSGDVEVVVYNLVKEGLRVEAVDPRERREGYVLVDEFAVKGARIVEQHPNIGWNLIAELETFRGCPRWVAGGCSFCIEPRYGAVEFREPEAVAREVEALHAYGVRHFRLGRQPDILAYMGKGVNEVEFPEPRPEKLEELFRSVRRAAPGLRVLHIDNVNPGTIAHHREKAREALKVIVEYHTPGDVAALGVESADPKVVKANNLKAMPEDSLEAVRVINEVGARRGWNGMPELLPGINFVLGLRGETRETYERNLEFLRRILEEGLLVRRVNIRQVLALPGTPMWTVGSRIVRAHKRLFKSFKRRVREEFDNPMLSRVVPRGTILRELYVEAHEGKYSLARQVGSYPILVYIPERIPTAAKLDVTVVQHGYRSVKGIPYPLDVNRASRESLLLVPGITRSAVAEILAKRPVSRELLERIAGSEAAKFLTAS
- a CDS encoding nucleotidyltransferase domain-containing protein, whose translation is MGFGYEHVKRLLDRYVEMLKQVFGEKLVSVALFGSVARGEAEAGSDIDLLIVAEGLPEDLGSRFDLVSNARWKLRSTEEYEELRRRDLPRHTSEVILTPEEVQRHPPILLDLTEDAVIIYDRGGFLARELELLRSKLREMGAKRVKTGKGWYWMLKPDAKPGEVIEV
- a CDS encoding HEPN domain-containing protein; the protein is MALDYARRARICLREAELALREGYPSFVIRRSQEALELAVKALLRALGVEYPKRHDVSDILLERRESLPEPIRSEVEELAKLLAELAALRGPAFYGFEEEGIPAEKAFKMEYAGKLYLSVRRYVEEIVNALERILPPELGSA
- a CDS encoding aldehyde ferredoxin oxidoreductase family protein — encoded protein: MQARDPLSRVLYIDLTTKRYWVEDRRDLFEEYIGGAGVAINLLREELPRNADPLGPENVIVFAVGPFNGLYPMASKTVSMFKSPLTGNLGESHAGGRSAIAIRLAGYGAIVIKGASEIPVYLAVHEDKVYFRDARGLWGLRSTHTVGRVLREREPGHGFRTVMRIGRAGEKLVRYACVVVDTYRHFGRLGLGAVFGSKRLKAIVISGRHSIPVEDKAAYRKAYDEILRSIMESGATRKYYELGTSENVLPLNELGALPTRNLKESRFEHAKMISGENLAEKYLGRRVSCAHCPVACIHLAALREPYVQAPYFYKTVFVSYDYEPIYSLGSMLGVGNPEGLLKLLDAVEVFGLDAMSAGVALAWMTEAFERGLITERDTAGVKPSWGDYESYLKALELLVEQPTEFYSALARGTEYAAKIYGGEDFALTYGGNEMPGYHTGPAAHIGYATGARHSHLDSAGYSFDQKMVGKRVTVEEIVDYLIREERWRQVLTSLVICLFARGVYTPQVVINAFKPLGIEYTEDDLMSIGRKIHLLKLGFKLNEGFDLSRLRFPKRIFETPTPHGMLDPSFMDEALKAYRSRIEQELKELAKAS
- a CDS encoding 4Fe-4S binding protein, with product MVKVRRVSVVDVDLCVGCMMCVFACNRRRFGNGGVAASAIKVMSIGGVERGFRVIVCRACTDPPCASVCPTRALQPRKGGGVILDFEKCVGCGNCVRACPFGAISWDEEINKPIVCTYCGYCVRYCPYGVIKLEEVGVVEHAG